In Carettochelys insculpta isolate YL-2023 chromosome 11, ASM3395843v1, whole genome shotgun sequence, a genomic segment contains:
- the LOC142019162 gene encoding solute carrier family 22 member 6-like isoform X2 gives MSPAMAFGDLLEKVGSAGPFQLFCVLLLTAPALLIASHNLVQNFSAASPEHQCRPPPPGTNASWGGNTTIAHGRISLAPHLERCWRVASTLEQRQGANSSLGRAGEQEPCQHGWYYDLSIFSSTIVTEWDLVCELGPLPELAQVLFMSGVLLGAFLFGIISDRFGRRVVLLCSLLLVGVMGTGAAFASNFFTYCAFRLLSGVGLSGFLLTYLCLSLEWVPTKSRALVVTWLSYCSTAGQVVLAGLAYGIRDWRQLQLAISAPFFIFFLCTWWIPESARWLIVSHRPAMALSNLQRVARINRKQLGRGSLSLEMLESVGGSPPGKGTPSCLGLFRTPAMRRITCCLMSVSFSTNLAYYGLSMDLPAFGLDIFLVQTIFGAIDILAKMACALALSYFGRRTIQASSLILAGIFLLGNIPVPREMLMVRLALVVLGKGCLAASSVCSYLYRGELFPTAVRQTGTGLTTVMARLSGMMAPVVLVAGQRFPFLPLAIFGVAPVVSGIAACFLPEMRNIPLLDSVEEVEDRARRKGKEVPAGETTAHIVYSTRI, from the exons ATGTCCCCAGCCATGGCCTTTGGAGACCTCCTGGAGAAAGTGGGCAgtgcaggtcccttccagctcttctgCGTCCTGCTGCTCACCGCGCCTGCCCTCCTCATCGCCAGCCACAACCTGGTGCAGAACTTCAGCGCCGCCTCCCCTGAGCACCAGTGCCGCCCCCCACCACCCGGCACGAACGCCAGCTGGGGGGGCAACACCACTATAGCTCATGGGAGGATCTCCCTGGCTCCACACCTGGAGCGGTGCTGGCGCGTGGCAAGTACCCTGGAGCAGCGTCAAGGAGCCAACAGCTCACTGGGCAGGGCAGGCGAGCAAGAGCCCTGCCAGCATGGGTGGTACTATGACCTCAGCATCTTCTCCTCCACCATCGTCACTGAG tGGGACCTGGTGTgtgagctgggccccctcccagagctggcgcAGGTGCTGTTCATGTCAGGGGTGCTGCTTGGAGCCTTCCTCTTCGGCATCATCTCAGACAG GTTTGGGCGGCGGGTTGTCTTGCTGTGTTctctgctgctggtgggtgtCATGGGGACTGGCGCAGCTTTCGCGTCAAACTTCTTCACCTACTGTGCTTTCCGCCTGCTGAGTGGAGTCGGCCTGTCTGGCTTCCTCCTCACCTATCTCTGCCTCA GTCTGGAATGGGTCCCCACCAAGTCCCGCGCCCTGGTGGTGACATGGCTGAGTTACTGCAGCACGGCAGGCCAGGTGgtgctggctggcctggcctACGGCATCCGGGACTGGcgccagctgcagctggccatTTCTGCCcccttcttcatcttcttcctctGCACCTG gtggATCCCAGAGTCCGCACGCTGGCTCATCGTCAGCCACAGGCCCGCCATGGCGCTGAGCAATCTGCAACGGGTGGCCCGGATCAACAggaagcagctgggcaggggcagccttTCCCTGGAG ATGCTGGAGAgcgtggggggcagcccccctgGGAAAGGCACCCCTTCCTGCCTGGGCCTCTTCCGCACGCCAGCCATGAGACGCATCACCTGCTGCCTTATGAGTGTCAG CTTCTCCACCAATCTGGCCTACTATGGGCTCTCCATGGACCTGCCGGCCTTTGGCCTGGACATCTTCCTGGTGCAGACCATCTTCGGGGCCATTGACATCCTGGCCAAAATGGCCTGTGCCCTGGCACTGAGCTACTTTGGGCGCCGAACCATCCAGGCCAGCTCCCTCATCCTGGCCGGCATCTTTCTCCTGGGGAACATCCCTGTGCCCAGag agatgctgatggtGCGACTGGCTCTCGTGGTGCTGGGGAAAGGATGCCTGGCTGCCTCCTCTGTCTGCTCCTATCTGTACAGAGGAGAGCTCTTCCCAACCGCCGTCAG GCAGACAGGCACCGGCCTCACCACTGTGATGGCTCGTCTGAGTGGCATGATGGCCCCGGTGGTGCTGGTGGCTGGGCAGCGATTTCCCTTCCTGCCGCTGGCCATATTCGGGGTGGCTCCTGTCGTGTCGGGCATCGCCGCCTGTTTCCTGCCAGAGATGCGGAACATCCCTCTGCTGGACAGCGTAGAAGAGGTGGAGGACAG AGCCAGGAGGAAAGGCAAGGAAGTGCCTGCTGGGGAGACCACGGCTCACATCGTCTACTCAACCAGGATATGA
- the LOC142019162 gene encoding solute carrier family 22 member 6-like isoform X1 codes for MSPAMAFGDLLEKVGSAGPFQLFCVLLLTAPALLIASHNLVQNFSAASPEHQCRPPPPGTNASWGGNTTIAHGRISLAPHLERCWRVASTLEQRQGANSSLGRAGEQEPCQHGWYYDLSIFSSTIVTEWDLVCELGPLPELAQVLFMSGVLLGAFLFGIISDRFGRRVVLLCSLLLVGVMGTGAAFASNFFTYCAFRLLSGVGLSGFLLTYLCLSLEWVPTKSRALVVTWLSYCSTAGQVVLAGLAYGIRDWRQLQLAISAPFFIFFLCTWWIPESARWLIVSHRPAMALSNLQRVARINRKQLGRGSLSLEMLESVGGSPPGKGTPSCLGLFRTPAMRRITCCLMSVSFSTNLAYYGLSMDLPAFGLDIFLVQTIFGAIDILAKMACALALSYFGRRTIQASSLILAGIFLLGNIPVPREMLMVRLALVVLGKGCLAASSVCSYLYRGELFPTAVRQTGTGLTTVMARLSGMMAPVVLVAGQRFPFLPLAIFGVAPVVSGIAACFLPEMRNIPLLDSVEEVEDRCDASHCPLSLFPFPANPSPPAPASSSFLPSSAPEPGGKARKCLLGRPRLTSSTQPGYEQPSGP; via the exons ATGTCCCCAGCCATGGCCTTTGGAGACCTCCTGGAGAAAGTGGGCAgtgcaggtcccttccagctcttctgCGTCCTGCTGCTCACCGCGCCTGCCCTCCTCATCGCCAGCCACAACCTGGTGCAGAACTTCAGCGCCGCCTCCCCTGAGCACCAGTGCCGCCCCCCACCACCCGGCACGAACGCCAGCTGGGGGGGCAACACCACTATAGCTCATGGGAGGATCTCCCTGGCTCCACACCTGGAGCGGTGCTGGCGCGTGGCAAGTACCCTGGAGCAGCGTCAAGGAGCCAACAGCTCACTGGGCAGGGCAGGCGAGCAAGAGCCCTGCCAGCATGGGTGGTACTATGACCTCAGCATCTTCTCCTCCACCATCGTCACTGAG tGGGACCTGGTGTgtgagctgggccccctcccagagctggcgcAGGTGCTGTTCATGTCAGGGGTGCTGCTTGGAGCCTTCCTCTTCGGCATCATCTCAGACAG GTTTGGGCGGCGGGTTGTCTTGCTGTGTTctctgctgctggtgggtgtCATGGGGACTGGCGCAGCTTTCGCGTCAAACTTCTTCACCTACTGTGCTTTCCGCCTGCTGAGTGGAGTCGGCCTGTCTGGCTTCCTCCTCACCTATCTCTGCCTCA GTCTGGAATGGGTCCCCACCAAGTCCCGCGCCCTGGTGGTGACATGGCTGAGTTACTGCAGCACGGCAGGCCAGGTGgtgctggctggcctggcctACGGCATCCGGGACTGGcgccagctgcagctggccatTTCTGCCcccttcttcatcttcttcctctGCACCTG gtggATCCCAGAGTCCGCACGCTGGCTCATCGTCAGCCACAGGCCCGCCATGGCGCTGAGCAATCTGCAACGGGTGGCCCGGATCAACAggaagcagctgggcaggggcagccttTCCCTGGAG ATGCTGGAGAgcgtggggggcagcccccctgGGAAAGGCACCCCTTCCTGCCTGGGCCTCTTCCGCACGCCAGCCATGAGACGCATCACCTGCTGCCTTATGAGTGTCAG CTTCTCCACCAATCTGGCCTACTATGGGCTCTCCATGGACCTGCCGGCCTTTGGCCTGGACATCTTCCTGGTGCAGACCATCTTCGGGGCCATTGACATCCTGGCCAAAATGGCCTGTGCCCTGGCACTGAGCTACTTTGGGCGCCGAACCATCCAGGCCAGCTCCCTCATCCTGGCCGGCATCTTTCTCCTGGGGAACATCCCTGTGCCCAGag agatgctgatggtGCGACTGGCTCTCGTGGTGCTGGGGAAAGGATGCCTGGCTGCCTCCTCTGTCTGCTCCTATCTGTACAGAGGAGAGCTCTTCCCAACCGCCGTCAG GCAGACAGGCACCGGCCTCACCACTGTGATGGCTCGTCTGAGTGGCATGATGGCCCCGGTGGTGCTGGTGGCTGGGCAGCGATTTCCCTTCCTGCCGCTGGCCATATTCGGGGTGGCTCCTGTCGTGTCGGGCATCGCCGCCTGTTTCCTGCCAGAGATGCGGAACATCCCTCTGCTGGACAGCGTAGAAGAGGTGGAGGACAGGTGTGACGCCTCCCACTGCCCCTTAAGcctctttcccttccctgccaATCCCTCCCCACCGGCCCCTGCATCCTCTTCATTCCTGCCCTCTTCTGCTCCAGAGCCAGGAGGAAAGGCAAGGAAGTGCCTGCTGGGGAGACCACGGCTCACATCGTCTACTCAACCAGGATATGAGCAGCCTTCCGGGCCCTAA
- the LOC142019162 gene encoding solute carrier family 22 member 6-like isoform X3 produces the protein MSPAMAFGDLLEKVGSAGPFQLFCVLLLTAPALLIASHNLVQNFSAASPEHQCRPPPPGTNASWGGNTTIAHGRISLAPHLERCWRVASTLEQRQGANSSLGRAGEQEPCQHGWYYDLSIFSSTIVTEWDLVCELGPLPELAQVLFMSGVLLGAFLFGIISDRFGRRVVLLCSLLLVGVMGTGAAFASNFFTYCAFRLLSGVGLSGFLLTYLCLSLEWVPTKSRALVVTWLSYCSTAGQVVLAGLAYGIRDWRQLQLAISAPFFIFFLCTWWIPESARWLIVSHRPAMALSNLQRVARINRKQLGRGSLSLEMLESVGGSPPGKGTPSCLGLFRTPAMRRITCCLMSVSFSTNLAYYGLSMDLPAFGLDIFLVQTIFGAIDILAKMACALALSYFGRRTIQASSLILAGIFLLGNIPVPREMLMVRLALVVLGKGCLAASSVCSYLYRGELFPTAVSTLLLAGRQAPASPL, from the exons ATGTCCCCAGCCATGGCCTTTGGAGACCTCCTGGAGAAAGTGGGCAgtgcaggtcccttccagctcttctgCGTCCTGCTGCTCACCGCGCCTGCCCTCCTCATCGCCAGCCACAACCTGGTGCAGAACTTCAGCGCCGCCTCCCCTGAGCACCAGTGCCGCCCCCCACCACCCGGCACGAACGCCAGCTGGGGGGGCAACACCACTATAGCTCATGGGAGGATCTCCCTGGCTCCACACCTGGAGCGGTGCTGGCGCGTGGCAAGTACCCTGGAGCAGCGTCAAGGAGCCAACAGCTCACTGGGCAGGGCAGGCGAGCAAGAGCCCTGCCAGCATGGGTGGTACTATGACCTCAGCATCTTCTCCTCCACCATCGTCACTGAG tGGGACCTGGTGTgtgagctgggccccctcccagagctggcgcAGGTGCTGTTCATGTCAGGGGTGCTGCTTGGAGCCTTCCTCTTCGGCATCATCTCAGACAG GTTTGGGCGGCGGGTTGTCTTGCTGTGTTctctgctgctggtgggtgtCATGGGGACTGGCGCAGCTTTCGCGTCAAACTTCTTCACCTACTGTGCTTTCCGCCTGCTGAGTGGAGTCGGCCTGTCTGGCTTCCTCCTCACCTATCTCTGCCTCA GTCTGGAATGGGTCCCCACCAAGTCCCGCGCCCTGGTGGTGACATGGCTGAGTTACTGCAGCACGGCAGGCCAGGTGgtgctggctggcctggcctACGGCATCCGGGACTGGcgccagctgcagctggccatTTCTGCCcccttcttcatcttcttcctctGCACCTG gtggATCCCAGAGTCCGCACGCTGGCTCATCGTCAGCCACAGGCCCGCCATGGCGCTGAGCAATCTGCAACGGGTGGCCCGGATCAACAggaagcagctgggcaggggcagccttTCCCTGGAG ATGCTGGAGAgcgtggggggcagcccccctgGGAAAGGCACCCCTTCCTGCCTGGGCCTCTTCCGCACGCCAGCCATGAGACGCATCACCTGCTGCCTTATGAGTGTCAG CTTCTCCACCAATCTGGCCTACTATGGGCTCTCCATGGACCTGCCGGCCTTTGGCCTGGACATCTTCCTGGTGCAGACCATCTTCGGGGCCATTGACATCCTGGCCAAAATGGCCTGTGCCCTGGCACTGAGCTACTTTGGGCGCCGAACCATCCAGGCCAGCTCCCTCATCCTGGCCGGCATCTTTCTCCTGGGGAACATCCCTGTGCCCAGag agatgctgatggtGCGACTGGCTCTCGTGGTGCTGGGGAAAGGATGCCTGGCTGCCTCCTCTGTCTGCTCCTATCTGTACAGAGGAGAGCTCTTCCCAACCGCCGTCAG CACGCTGCTCTTGGCAGGCAGACAGGCACCGGCCTCACCACTGTGA